In the genome of Pagrus major chromosome 17, Pma_NU_1.0, the window GTCATTCCCTTTTTGCCCAAAGGTCATGTGACTTATGAAAATGGAGCACGAACGGATCCGACAGGTGAGTCAGGAGTGCTGGTGCTCTGAGTGATTCTCCATACAGTGACGGACCTGCCAGTCATGCTGACGGTGACTATTAGTCTTCTTCAAACTGACGAGTGCTGCAGATTCgacaaataatgacaaaaacCGAAAGCGCTACATATGATTACAGGGAGGACAAACAGCATTAGCGGTATAAAATGTATGCTGAATTGGATTTGGACTTGTAAGCCCATTTAAAACCCGGATTAGCAGTGACCCTTTAACAAGCAAATTAACCCCCGAGCCGACTTATCAAGAAGAATAACAAAGGGGGAAACTTGGCAATTATGTCTGCCTGTCCTCAAGATATCTGCATAGCTGCACGGCTTCATTACACCTGTTATTCGCTCAAAGGTGTAATACCACTTTCTCACCACAAGGGCACAGTGTTTTGTCCGGCTTGTCAACTTCGTGTTGTTCTACAGCACATGCCGATTGTCACTATGCCATTATACGCTGGGATGTCCTAATTTCCCTCGGGTGAGGGGTTCCTCAGCCCAGCGAGGGAGCCCAGTTGAATAATTCAATACTGGTTAACCAAACACTAAAAAATCATTAGAAATCTATCCACATAATTGTTTTCAGGTTGACTGGCTCTTGTCTAGACCTCATTAAACTATTAATCCTCTGTAAGTGGGCAAGCTGCAATCCCCAGTGAGTGGTGGGCCTAAGCCAACCGGTCACTTAAATACAGAGCacttcagaggaggaggaggaggatgaggagacgACAGGcgaggtgggggggggggggaacaaGTGGCTTGAGAAAGTcagggagagaaacagagaggtgctagaagagaagagaaaattaAGAGAATGCTTGAGCAAAGCcaagagagaagaaagggaCCTAGAGAGACTGGaacaagagaggaaaaataataaagaggTCACATCGAAATTGGATGGAGAGAGAGCGACAAGTTTCCAAGAGCATAATGAGGACACCGGCGCTGCGCACAATCCCCGGGCTTTCTCACATTCTTGTTCCAGAAGTAGCTCGGCTCCTCCGACGAGCTGGTGGAGCACTTCAGCACCACGTCGTCCCCGGCGCGCACCCTCAGCTCCTGTGGGACGCCCAGGTAGCTGGTGAAGCCTTCCCTGGACAGTGACAGCTCACCCATGTCTAGAGATCACAGCGGGAGAGAGGAAGCACGATGGAGCATTAATGAAGCGAGAAATTTAATATACGCTGGAGTCTGGGACGTGACTGAACATATGTTTGTAGCGGTGGCAGCTGGCAAACACCCTCATATTTCAAGTATATCTGAGTGTATAGGCTCAAGTATGAGTGCCTCCCAGTGGTACAGACCGCACCAGGcaatcaataataatgataataggCTTCATCTTATCGAAGTCTTTAGAGAGGCAGTGTTGTGAATAATGGCTCATTTTCTCTTCCATCTCAATAGATGGCCCACGTCCATCCAGCTCCTGGCTTCCTTCCCTCTCCGTCTCCTTCAGTCCTTCAGTCCATTCTAATCTTTGCCTCTTATTGATTCCCCCCATGAGGCTGAGGAGCCTATCAAACAGCATCACGGTCGATTTTGGTGGCCACTGAGAAGATAGAGGACACCGATAATCTGGCTGGCCACGCCACGGATGTCGTTTCATCCAGCTGTGTCCCCTACACTGACAGGAGCCCCACCAGGAGAATGCGTCTTTGTTTGCGTGGGAgtgcagggggaaaaaaatagtcGACCTATCATAGGTAGCACAGTGCCTGCACTGGATGTGTACTTTTTTGCAATTGTTTTGTTGTACAcactctgcagctgcactgcatAGATATGTCTTGTGTTATTAAcaattcatgtgtttttctatcCCTCACTGTGAAAGAAAGCTGTGTCCACAGTGTCTGAAAGATTGTCTTTACTTCCTGCTGGTTGGAAACATGAAGAAAATTGCGATGTTTCAGGCACTCTCTGTTCTGCCTTTTCACCTAGACTATTTACCAATGTACACtcaggtgtttttttctcactcccTCCTTTATTAGGCACGTCAATATTCTCAGCCGCGCATTTCCCTATTAAAGAGCGAAACTCAGACGCTGTGTCTCATTTGCAAGTCTCATTCTTATCCAGCTTATCGTCAGATTCCTGCAGAGATCTCTTTGACCACCGCAGGAAAcagacaacatgaaaaaaaaatctaaaaatctaaGGTTTTCTTTATTTGGCAAAAGGGGAAAACAGTGTCACAGAGTCATTGTTCCCAGACACAGCTATGACCCACATCACCCCATGCACTCACAATGCACTTTGATGCCCAGGACCTGGGAGGAGTTGTCTGGCGCAGTCACATTTTCGGCGTCGGACACACAGCGGTAGGGCCCCTCGTAGAACCTTCCTGCGCGGGGGATGGTCAGGACGAGGCTGTCCGGAGTCTGCACGATCTGCATCGAATAGTAGCACCAAGATCGCTCCCAGACTGGACGCCATGTGTGCATGTACTGGTGAAGGTGAAAGACAGAAAGGCAGATGATGGCAGCCATCTAGTTAAAGGCATACTTTGAGAACTTTGGAGCTGAATATCAGATTCAGAAAAGCGATCCAAACACAACATCATCACATGACATTACTGAGGAGCGTTCTCACGGATTACATTTCATGTGTTAGTGTTTTTCTTTACGGCAGTCAGCTGCTCGGTGTGATATTTACATAGAGCACATGACTCCCCGTTCCAGGACATGCAATGCAAATCAGTTTCAGCTACAAACATTTGACACGTAACAGTGTTCAGTGAGCATTCTTTTCTAATGTATGCTGCACAGAGTCAGTCTGTATGTGAGAGAACAACATAAAATGATTCATCAATTTTTCACACCACTACAAGAGTTATTAATACTCTCGAATTCACATGctgcattttaatttcacatttctattattttaattatctgtTCATTTATCTGCCATAACTGCACATTTTTAGTGCTTTTACATAACTGggtgtcatttttttgtcatggTTTAGGTTTTCAGTTTGGATGTTTCCGGTCTTATTTTGGTATATTTAGTTTCTGGTTGGTCTTTGGTTCTGTTTGGTTTTTGCCCCAgaatgtttttgtcagttttgttggttgtatttttggatttttctgGATGTTGGACATCAGCTTCGTACTCAAAGCTTTCAGCGTTTTGCATTTGGGTTCctcattttgaaaacagtaacaattttacattttaattaaatcatcAGACGTAAAACTATAGTTCGTCATGGCTTTTAACTAGCTTCTAGTGAGACTGCCTTTTCTCTGTCAGTAtttgtccgtttgtttgtttgttggtttgtgagcaggattacataaaaactactgaatggatttctaCAAAACTGGGATGCAGGATGGGTCTCtgtccagaatagacccctttaacttttggttTGGATCTGAATAAAGGGACGCGTCCAGGAATTTTCTCTAACTTACTTTAAGATTGCGAgacattcaacatttttgtccttttctcaGGCAATAGTGCATGgatctggatgaaaaaaaatcaggcatatataggtggctggtatctataagtGACTACAAAAGGGGACTTGACGAAGGTATGAGTGCCACTCTAGTTTCCTCTGTAAAGAAAAGGTCACCCCTCAATGATCTCTCGagtataaataaaggttgatttaTTAATAAATTCAGTTTTACAATAATTCAAACAATGACAATGACACACGAGAGCACTTATCGGTGAGAGGAGGTTCTTTCCCTTCACACCCACCGACCCATTTTTGTCCCATGGCCTACCTTGGAGAAGATCTCAAAGTGGACCTGGCTGATGTTGAGTTCAGAGTCTGAGATCAGGCACTCGAGCGTGATGCTCTCTCCCTCCAGGATCGGCTCGGTTGGCCCTTTAATGAGCAAAGTGGCTGCATGTGGACAGAGATTAAAGATGTGGGTTATTGATCGCAACATGAATCGTAGGGGGGCTCTGGTGGGAGGGCAGGCTGACCTGCACTGGGAAATGTGACTGCTGTTCTGGGcaacactttcaaaacaaactctCCCTTTTCCTGACATTTGTTTCAGGCTCCTGCTGGAAAACTGCCAATACTCTCAAAGTCACCACGGCCACATGACCAGCAACAGGTTCTTCCACTTTGGTGACACCCACAGGGGCGTTTTGTTACAATTACTGCATAACACAGACACTTTGCATTGTTTCTCGACAGATAGGATGCTGCTTTTATGTAAACAGGTTTtttgcatacagtatatacgtGTCTTCTCATCAGTCCCTTGATAATACCACAAGTATTTCCTGTTTTAGTCTGAGCTTCGTAAACCACCAGGGGAAACCCATCAGtgtgacagaagagaaaataaagtgtttcctctggaggaaaaacaaactcttagacagacacacaaaataagacacacacagagaagcagacacacacacacacacacaaacccagaGATAGCAACAGTATGAATACATTTGTGAAAAGACAACCAGGAACCAGACTTGAATATTAAACCAACAGATCATCACAGGGGAGCaatataattaaatgttttgaggaTATTATCTGTGatagaaagtgagagaaaaaaaacaacatagttACCAAAACTGCCACGGATCAGGGCGACCGCTGCAACAACAAGAAGTACTTTCATGACTGCGGAAAAGCTTTTCGGCATGAGAACAATGGTGTGCACTGCTGCGCAGTTTCTAATCTGAAATGAAAGTTTGCTCAGTATTTATGTATTACGAGGTGTAGGTGTGGCTTGTATTtcttgttgggttttttttttttttttttttttttgaggaagTGCGCTCAAAAATTCTGACAGCTCAAAGAAACAATCCATCCAAAAACTGCACACAGGGGAGATGAAACTGCTCAATAAGCCTTATCTAATGATCGTCTTCTGGCGAGGCGCGTTTAACGCCTGAGGTGTAGTTTATGTGAAGTGTAAACTGCGCTGCTCCGATCATCAGATCACTCCCAGTGCGTCATTTGTCTCCAAGGGAAGTCGGGCCTATCATGTTGTCAGTctgagcttgttgttgttgaggtcAGTGCTTCTTCTGAAGAAGAAGTTCATCAGAATGAGGAAGAAGTCTCGACTTGTTCCCgcagagtgctgctgctgctgctgctggagtgtCCCGGTGTGAGATGCGATGCCGAGCAAGCGAGCATGTTGCGCTTCATTTGCTCTGACCTTTGATTGATTAGCTGTTAACCAGAGCTGAACAGGAGACAGGAGCGAAAGAAATTCAGCCCGAGACACCGTTTACTGCACTGAAGCTGACAAAATGCTTACAgtcatctttctcttctgtcctgctgctggaTCCACCACAGGCTTACACAGCTACATTATTACtatcatttatattatattatattacattatattatattatattatattatattatattatattattagcCTATTGTTAAAATAAGAATATCATACATACGTATAGCCTAAAAATCATACACATACTAAGGCTAAAGCATCTTATCTTTGCAAAGCAGAAGGTCACTTCCACTTTGTAGGCTACTCTATTTACTCCTTATGCCAAACTATCACTGCTAAGCATATTGACTACTTGAACTACTTGGTACGACTTtatttccaagaaaaaaaattaatacatttattaagtCTGACCATGTGCTCTGATGGTGGATTGGATGTGTTGCAGCTACTTTCAGGAGCTCTTGAAGTAAACTGGTTTTAGGCTGTTTTTCTGggcatcattttttaaaatgagattgAGATTGagattaacagaaaaaaatgtgttattactTCTTTGGATTGTCTTGGCTTTATGAACACACTTTACTGCCATTATTTTGACAggtttgttcttcttcttctgtctagGCCTATTGAAGTCATGTTATTCTGTGTTCCTGTATTGCTTTAGTATTGTTGTTTGCTCGCTGTTTAATTGAGAGGATGATTAAAGAGACATTCCTGTCCCATGATGTTTATCCagcgtgtttgtgttcactgcAGCGTGTCCACCATGTTTTATACCGTGTTTAATGATATCAACTGCGACCAGAGGCTCTCGTCGCACCCGGGTGTAGTTCCACAAAGTATCCAGCGGGTGGCGGAGTGGAGGCGACACCACCGGAAATAGACATAAATAAAGCGGAAGTAGAGGGGGAGAAAAATCCTCGGTGAATCTTCTAGCTGTGCTGTGTGAATTTGAGCGAGTCTTTCTGTGTTAAACTCACTCGCTGTCGTCGCGACGAAGCCGAAACATGGACAGatagtgtttgtttatttgggtAAGTTCGCCGTTTAGCGTGTAATTTTAGCGAGCAGCGGATTTGTAGCCGCGCCGTTAGGttagctgctaatgttagcctgtcCGGCTAAATTCAAAGCTTGGTAGCTGCTATTGTTTTTAGCATATAACGTTTTGTTAGCGGCGGTATTTCACGCCATTTCCTCGTTTGTTAAAGCTGCACAGCCGTTTAACGTGaacatgtcttgttttattgta includes:
- the LOC141012407 gene encoding cell surface glycoprotein MUC18, coding for MPKSFSAVMKVLLVVAAVALIRGSFATLLIKGPTEPILEGESITLECLISDSELNISQVHFEIFSKYMHTWRPVWERSWCYYSMQIVQTPDSLVLTIPRAGRFYEGPYRCVSDAENVTAPDNSSQVLGIKVHYMGELSLSREGFTSYLGVPQELRVRAGDDVVLKCSTSSSEEPSYFWNKNGDDWILPSPKLTLKKVSAKDEGKYTCVAEHPSVESLSKSRTISITVLPEDAPWYESSNGRLMLMTSAAAVSLLVFILSMSVFLCRRAKQTRTSKGPIDDRSQKKPIYRSSVESLPSTCGDKQPLV